One window of Phycisphaeraceae bacterium genomic DNA carries:
- the thrS gene encoding threonine--tRNA ligase, with translation MPTITLPDGSKKSFEKPVSGKEIAASIGAGLAKAALGVKIDGELRDLSTVIDRDASISIVTERDRQKVLDKDGLFLIRHSAAHVMAEAIQDVVGKDVQLAYGPPTDTGFFYDMYVPEGKKISSDQFDAINKRMAEIIKENREFTRYEIGGGDGLQKLKTEGNKYKVDNAERAMGLPSSVYNGAKSAFSGGNGLQTGDQGATGSTALESSATKSLSFYATGAPGKSWEDLCRGPHVPSTGRIGAAIVTSLASSYWHGDENSDRLIRVYGTAFPTQAELDEYLKQKEEASKRDHRVIGKHLRLFHIDEDVGQGLILWTPRGSVVRKELQNFISAELKKQGYTEVFTPHIGRLELYKTSGHFPYYKDSQFAPIVERQALEELSKAGCTCAEMMHRVEGVSARLAAGINERTKANTIAADRIMPDDKLVEGFMLKPMNCPHHAKIFGSSPHSYRDMPVRLAEFGTVYRWEQSGELNGLTRVRGFTQDDAHLFCTEEQIPAEIQGCLSLVKIIFNVLGMKDYRVRVGLRDKDSSKYTGSAESWDKAEAACLAAAESLGVSFSREPGEAAFYGPKIDFVVKDVIGREWQLGTVQVDYQMGNRFDLSYIGPDNKAHRPVVIHRAPFGSMERFCGVLIEHFAGAFPTWLSPEQVRVLPISDKTLEYGREVLAALKSAGVRASLDESNERVQAKIKVAADEKIPYMLIVGPRDAENKAVSVRARGVEKDLGAMPLEKFVGDIKGELERKDAVLGVKP, from the coding sequence ATGCCCACCATCACACTTCCAGACGGTTCCAAGAAGTCGTTCGAAAAGCCGGTCAGCGGCAAGGAAATAGCCGCGTCGATCGGCGCCGGGCTCGCCAAGGCGGCGCTCGGCGTGAAGATCGACGGCGAGTTGCGAGATCTCTCGACCGTCATTGATCGCGACGCGAGCATCTCGATCGTCACCGAGCGCGACCGCCAGAAAGTGCTGGACAAGGACGGTCTCTTTCTGATCCGTCACTCCGCGGCACACGTGATGGCAGAGGCGATCCAGGATGTCGTTGGAAAAGATGTGCAGCTCGCGTACGGCCCGCCGACCGACACCGGCTTTTTCTACGACATGTATGTGCCGGAGGGGAAGAAGATCAGCAGCGATCAGTTCGACGCGATCAACAAGCGCATGGCGGAGATCATCAAGGAGAACAGAGAGTTCACCCGGTATGAAATCGGTGGCGGCGATGGTTTGCAGAAGCTGAAGACCGAAGGCAACAAGTACAAAGTTGACAACGCCGAGCGCGCGATGGGGCTGCCGAGCAGCGTGTACAACGGCGCGAAGTCGGCATTCAGCGGTGGCAACGGTCTCCAGACCGGTGATCAAGGTGCAACAGGAAGCACTGCTCTGGAGAGCAGTGCCACGAAATCCCTTTCCTTCTACGCCACCGGCGCTCCCGGAAAAAGCTGGGAAGACCTCTGCCGCGGGCCGCACGTGCCGAGCACCGGGCGCATCGGCGCCGCGATCGTCACTTCGCTTGCCTCCTCCTACTGGCACGGCGACGAAAATTCCGATCGCCTCATCCGCGTCTATGGCACCGCCTTCCCGACCCAGGCCGAACTCGATGAATACCTCAAGCAGAAAGAAGAAGCCTCCAAGCGCGATCACCGCGTCATCGGCAAGCACCTCCGCCTCTTCCACATCGATGAAGATGTCGGCCAGGGGCTCATCCTCTGGACTCCCCGCGGCAGCGTCGTCCGCAAGGAACTCCAGAACTTCATCTCCGCAGAATTGAAAAAGCAGGGCTACACCGAAGTCTTCACCCCGCACATCGGGCGCCTCGAACTCTACAAGACCTCCGGCCACTTCCCGTATTACAAGGACAGCCAGTTCGCGCCCATCGTCGAGCGCCAGGCGCTCGAAGAACTCAGCAAGGCGGGCTGCACCTGCGCCGAGATGATGCACCGCGTCGAGGGGGTTTCGGCGCGCCTCGCAGCGGGGATCAACGAACGCACCAAGGCGAACACGATCGCCGCGGACCGCATCATGCCCGACGACAAGCTCGTCGAGGGCTTCATGCTCAAGCCGATGAACTGCCCGCACCACGCCAAGATCTTCGGCAGTTCGCCGCATTCGTACCGCGACATGCCGGTGCGTCTCGCCGAATTCGGCACTGTGTATCGCTGGGAGCAGTCGGGCGAACTCAACGGCCTCACCCGCGTGCGCGGCTTCACCCAGGACGATGCCCATCTCTTCTGCACCGAGGAGCAGATCCCGGCGGAAATTCAGGGCTGTTTGTCGCTGGTGAAGATCATCTTCAACGTGCTGGGCATGAAGGACTATCGCGTCCGCGTCGGCCTGCGCGACAAGGATTCGTCCAAGTACACCGGCAGCGCTGAAAGCTGGGACAAGGCGGAGGCGGCGTGCCTTGCCGCGGCAGAATCGCTCGGGGTTTCGTTTAGCCGCGAGCCCGGCGAGGCGGCGTTCTACGGCCCGAAGATCGACTTCGTCGTGAAGGATGTCATCGGGCGCGAGTGGCAGCTCGGCACCGTGCAGGTCGATTACCAGATGGGCAACCGCTTCGATCTTTCCTACATCGGCCCCGACAACAAGGCGCACCGGCCGGTGGTCATCCACCGCGCGCCGTTCGGAAGCATGGAGCGGTTCTGCGGCGTGCTCATCGAGCACTTTGCGGGCGCGTTCCCGACCTGGCTCAGTCCCGAGCAGGTGCGAGTGCTGCCGATAAGCGATAAGACTCTGGAGTACGGGCGCGAGGTGCTCGCGGCATTGAAGTCGGCGGGCGTGCGCGCGAGCCTCGATGAGAGCAACGAACGCGTGCAGGCGAAGATCAAGGTCGCGGCGGACGAGAAGATCCCGTACATGCTCATCGTCGGGCCGCGCGATGCGGAGAACAAGGCGGTGAGCGTGCGCGCTCGGGGAGTCGAGAAAGATCTTGGCGCGATGCCGCTGGAGAAGTTTGTCGGCGACATCAAGGGAGAGCTTGAGAGGAAGGATGCGGTGCTTGGGGTGAAGCCGTGA
- a CDS encoding alpha-1,4-glucan--maltose-1-phosphate maltosyltransferase — protein sequence MKPKASPQNVVSNRGSGQTAPQAQTPVASDRFPSEGRSRVVIEAVTPRVAGGNFAVKRVVGETVRVEADVFTDGHDLLSAVIMHRRVGAEWAETALTPLVNDRWAGEFTVVAEGAHEFKVSAWVDHFKTWRYEMTKRAAAGQDLSVEFLIGAQMVESASRHARSARGELMEFAERIGRVDADAGMRLEAAMDERLAALMFSEAPRRFVAESDGFVPLWVDRVRARFSSWYELFPRSAGDGKSHGTLRDVIGRLDRIASMGFDVLYMPPIHPIGRAFRKGKNNTLSPGPDDVGSPWAIGSAEGGHDAIHPQLGNEKDFAALVSEAGKRGIEIALDLALQCSPDHPYVKEHPEWFRRRPDGTIQYAENPPKKYQDIYPFEFECEQWQALWNEILRVVLLWVDRGVRIFRVDNPHTKPFGFWNWLIDRVKQDHPDVLFLAEAFTRPKVMHRLAKIGFTQSYTYFAWRNGPADIREYFTELTQTGAADYYRPNAWPNTPDILTEYLQQGGRAAFIVRAVLAATLCASWGVYGPALELMEHKPFKPGSEEYLDSEKYQIRSWDLDRPDSLAPLLAKLNAVRRANPALQQDRTLRFHRCDNPAIVCFSKSAGENLIVVAANTDPHNSQWGTVDLDIRELGLPEDRPYQMHDLLTESRYRWQGWKNVVGLDPAATPAHIFRVRKHERTESQFEYFL from the coding sequence GTGAAGCCGAAAGCCTCCCCCCAGAACGTGGTATCGAACAGGGGTTCGGGTCAGACGGCGCCGCAGGCGCAAACGCCGGTTGCCTCTGATCGATTTCCGAGCGAGGGTCGTTCCCGCGTCGTCATCGAAGCGGTGACTCCGCGGGTGGCCGGAGGCAACTTCGCGGTTAAACGCGTCGTGGGAGAAACGGTCCGAGTCGAGGCCGACGTTTTTACCGACGGTCACGATTTGTTGAGCGCCGTGATCATGCATCGGCGCGTCGGCGCCGAGTGGGCCGAAACCGCGCTGACTCCCCTGGTCAATGACCGGTGGGCCGGCGAATTCACCGTCGTGGCGGAGGGGGCACACGAATTCAAAGTTTCCGCGTGGGTCGATCACTTCAAGACCTGGCGATACGAGATGACCAAGCGTGCCGCGGCTGGCCAGGACTTGTCGGTCGAGTTTCTTATCGGCGCGCAGATGGTCGAGAGCGCCTCCCGTCACGCGCGTTCGGCGCGGGGCGAATTGATGGAGTTCGCCGAACGGATCGGAAGAGTGGACGCCGACGCCGGGATGCGGCTCGAAGCCGCGATGGACGAACGACTCGCGGCGCTCATGTTCTCCGAGGCGCCGCGCCGTTTCGTCGCCGAGTCGGACGGATTTGTCCCGCTCTGGGTTGATCGCGTTCGCGCCCGCTTCAGCAGCTGGTATGAGTTGTTTCCTCGCTCCGCGGGCGACGGCAAGTCGCACGGAACTCTGCGCGATGTCATCGGTCGGCTCGACCGCATTGCCTCGATGGGTTTCGACGTGCTCTACATGCCCCCCATCCACCCGATCGGAAGGGCGTTCCGAAAAGGAAAGAACAACACGCTCTCGCCCGGCCCCGACGATGTCGGCAGCCCGTGGGCCATCGGCAGCGCCGAAGGCGGGCATGACGCGATCCATCCTCAACTCGGAAACGAGAAGGACTTCGCGGCGCTGGTCTCCGAAGCGGGGAAGCGCGGCATCGAGATCGCGCTCGATCTCGCGCTGCAGTGCTCGCCGGATCACCCGTACGTCAAAGAGCATCCGGAGTGGTTCCGCAGACGTCCGGACGGCACGATCCAGTACGCCGAGAACCCTCCAAAGAAGTATCAGGACATCTATCCGTTCGAGTTTGAATGCGAGCAGTGGCAGGCGCTGTGGAATGAAATACTGCGCGTCGTGCTGCTGTGGGTCGATCGCGGAGTCAGGATCTTCCGTGTCGACAACCCGCACACCAAGCCGTTCGGTTTCTGGAACTGGCTGATCGACCGCGTCAAGCAGGATCACCCGGACGTGCTGTTTCTCGCGGAAGCTTTCACCCGCCCGAAAGTCATGCACCGGCTCGCGAAGATCGGGTTCACGCAGTCGTACACGTACTTCGCGTGGCGCAACGGGCCGGCGGACATCCGCGAATATTTCACCGAGCTCACGCAGACGGGCGCCGCGGACTACTACCGACCGAACGCGTGGCCGAACACGCCCGACATTCTCACCGAGTATCTGCAGCAGGGCGGTCGCGCCGCGTTTATCGTGCGCGCTGTGCTGGCCGCGACGCTGTGCGCGAGCTGGGGCGTCTACGGACCCGCGCTCGAGCTGATGGAACACAAACCGTTCAAGCCTGGTAGCGAAGAGTATCTTGACTCGGAAAAATACCAGATCCGCTCGTGGGACCTGGATCGCCCCGACTCGCTCGCGCCGCTGCTCGCCAAACTCAACGCGGTGCGCCGCGCCAACCCCGCGCTGCAACAGGACCGGACGCTCCGATTCCATCGTTGCGACAACCCGGCGATCGTCTGCTTCAGCAAGTCGGCCGGCGAAAACCTGATCGTGGTCGCGGCAAACACCGATCCACACAACAGCCAATGGGGTACGGTCGATCTCGATATCCGCGAACTGGGCCTGCCCGAGGATCGTCCCTATCAGATGCACGACCTTCTGACGGAATCCCGCTATCGCTGGCAGGGATGGAAGAACGTCGTTGGCCTCGATCCCGCGGCAACGCCCGCGCACATTTTCCGCGTACGCAAGCACGAGCGGACCGAATCGCAGTTCGAGTATTTTCTTTGA
- the treS gene encoding maltose alpha-D-glucosyltransferase, giving the protein MGRTVSKTRVDSLAGSPRRRSRAASAEASDMLWYKNAVIYQLHVRSFCDSTSDGIGDFNGLISKLDYLADLGVTAIWLLPFYPSPLRDDGYDIADFTSVNPSYGAMADVRRFIEECHRRKLRVITELVVNHTSDQHPWFQRARRAPKGSPERNFYVWSDTPDKYSGTRIIFKDFETSNWAWDPVAHQYYWHRFYSHQPDLNFDNPAVQEAVLKTCSFWMDLGVDGMRLDAIPYLYEREGTSCENLPETHAFLKKLRKHVDTHHPGRMLLAEANQWPEDAVAYFGTGDECHMSFHFPLMPRLFMSLRMEDRYPIIDILDQTPALPPTCQWAVFLRNHDELTLEMVTDEERDYMYRVYASDVEARINLGIRRRLAPLLSNNRRKIELMNGLLFSMPGTPIVYYGDEIGMGDNVHLGDRDGVRTPMQWSADRNAGFSRANPQRLFLPAIIDPEYHYETVNVESQQGNPSSMLWWMKRLIALRKRYPVFGRGEMRFVQPDNPRVLAYIRKDEQSTVLVVANLSRFVQPFSVALAEFEGLQPVEMFGRIKFPVIGKDPFFMSLGPHGFCWFELVKTQASAAAGDQAPDLREIAVSGAAEKALLSDSLPRDLEQLLPSLLQQKRWFASKARTLRGVRITDKLLLPVGGLPKGSASIMLAKCEFSSGEPESYAIPLAIKPTPADGSSPAAIARIRSGGEMQHELIDGMTEVQFARTLLRVAMGEQRVGSDGVRLLGTRIEKSVSAQELDELPVRMPKLEQSNTTVFFGDKYMLKMYRRVQEGENPELEIGRHLTGKVGFGGVAPLAGAVELADTAGKKRTLAVVFNLIASEGDAWQWILGRVEQFMERAAATASDADRLFVLPPDDPFEPAIPPAALAELLAEPLQGARLLGERTAQMHAALADDRGDPAFTPEPFTLMYQRSLFQSMRNTIRNGLAELQRAIPSGNPRVAELAREIAGSGERLLAFVQGLGKSTLSGSRIRVHGDYHLGQVLWTGRDFVIIDFEGEPMRSIGERRLKRSPLRDVAGMIRSFDYAARAGWKKQVDVVSGGEAAQASLDRAAAAWSAWMSRVFTAAYAAEVDRTCPGLLGSDPASRRLLLNVWLIEKAMYEITYELNSRPDWLEIPLRAVRQLLEPKSASGGATPSTGGAA; this is encoded by the coding sequence ATGGGCCGGACGGTGAGCAAAACCCGCGTTGACTCGTTGGCGGGATCGCCGCGCCGGCGAAGCCGCGCTGCCAGCGCCGAAGCGTCCGACATGCTCTGGTACAAGAACGCGGTGATCTATCAGTTGCACGTGCGATCGTTCTGCGATTCGACGAGCGACGGCATCGGCGACTTCAACGGCCTGATCTCGAAATTGGATTACCTGGCCGATCTCGGCGTGACCGCGATCTGGCTGCTCCCGTTTTATCCCTCGCCCCTGCGCGACGACGGATACGACATCGCGGATTTCACCAGCGTGAATCCTTCGTACGGCGCGATGGCGGACGTGCGTCGTTTCATCGAAGAGTGCCATCGCCGCAAACTGCGGGTGATCACCGAACTCGTCGTCAATCACACCTCGGATCAGCACCCGTGGTTCCAGCGCGCCCGGCGCGCCCCCAAGGGCAGCCCCGAGCGCAACTTCTATGTTTGGAGCGACACACCGGACAAGTACTCGGGCACTCGGATCATCTTCAAAGACTTCGAGACCAGCAACTGGGCGTGGGACCCCGTGGCGCACCAGTATTACTGGCATCGCTTCTACAGCCACCAGCCCGATCTCAACTTCGACAATCCGGCCGTGCAGGAGGCCGTGCTTAAAACCTGCAGTTTCTGGATGGATCTGGGTGTGGACGGGATGCGCCTCGACGCGATTCCCTACCTCTATGAACGCGAAGGAACGAGCTGCGAAAACCTTCCGGAGACGCACGCGTTCCTGAAGAAGCTCCGCAAGCACGTGGACACGCACCACCCGGGCCGCATGTTGCTCGCCGAGGCCAACCAATGGCCCGAAGACGCGGTTGCGTACTTCGGCACGGGCGACGAGTGCCACATGTCGTTCCACTTCCCGCTCATGCCGCGGCTGTTCATGTCGCTGCGCATGGAGGATCGCTATCCGATCATCGACATTCTCGATCAGACACCGGCGCTTCCGCCCACCTGTCAATGGGCCGTCTTCCTCCGAAATCACGACGAGTTGACGCTCGAGATGGTGACGGACGAAGAACGCGACTACATGTACCGCGTCTACGCCAGCGATGTGGAAGCGCGGATCAACCTCGGCATCCGGCGCCGGCTGGCTCCCTTGCTCTCGAACAACCGGCGCAAGATCGAATTGATGAACGGCCTGCTCTTCTCGATGCCCGGTACTCCCATCGTTTACTACGGCGACGAGATCGGCATGGGCGACAACGTGCACCTGGGCGATCGCGACGGCGTGCGCACCCCGATGCAGTGGAGCGCCGACCGCAACGCGGGTTTCAGCCGCGCCAATCCGCAGCGGCTGTTCCTGCCCGCGATCATCGATCCCGAATACCACTACGAGACGGTCAACGTCGAATCGCAGCAGGGGAATCCATCCTCGATGCTGTGGTGGATGAAGCGGCTGATCGCGCTGCGCAAGCGCTACCCCGTCTTCGGACGTGGCGAGATGCGGTTTGTCCAGCCGGACAATCCGCGCGTGCTCGCGTACATCCGCAAGGACGAGCAAAGCACGGTGCTCGTCGTCGCCAACTTGTCGCGGTTTGTCCAGCCGTTCTCCGTGGCGCTGGCGGAATTCGAGGGGCTCCAGCCGGTGGAAATGTTCGGGCGGATCAAGTTCCCGGTGATCGGGAAGGATCCATTCTTCATGTCGCTCGGGCCGCACGGTTTCTGCTGGTTCGAACTCGTGAAAACGCAGGCCTCGGCCGCGGCGGGCGATCAAGCCCCGGACTTGCGGGAAATCGCAGTCTCCGGAGCGGCAGAAAAGGCTCTGCTGTCGGACAGTCTGCCGCGAGACCTCGAACAACTGCTCCCCTCGCTTCTTCAGCAAAAGCGGTGGTTCGCGTCCAAGGCACGGACACTCCGCGGAGTGAGAATCACGGACAAACTCCTTCTGCCCGTCGGCGGCCTGCCGAAGGGCTCGGCCTCGATCATGCTCGCAAAGTGCGAGTTCAGCAGCGGCGAGCCGGAGAGTTACGCGATCCCGCTGGCCATCAAGCCGACGCCGGCCGACGGCTCTTCGCCCGCCGCGATCGCGCGCATTCGCAGCGGCGGCGAGATGCAGCACGAGCTCATCGACGGAATGACCGAAGTGCAGTTCGCCCGCACGCTCCTGCGCGTCGCGATGGGAGAGCAGCGTGTCGGTTCGGACGGCGTGCGCCTCCTCGGGACCAGAATCGAGAAATCGGTTTCGGCCCAGGAATTGGATGAGTTGCCGGTGCGGATGCCCAAGCTCGAACAGAGCAACACGACGGTGTTCTTCGGCGACAAGTACATGCTGAAGATGTATCGGCGCGTGCAGGAAGGGGAGAACCCCGAACTCGAAATCGGGCGGCACCTGACCGGCAAGGTCGGGTTTGGAGGCGTGGCCCCGCTCGCCGGCGCGGTGGAACTTGCCGACACCGCCGGAAAGAAGCGGACGCTCGCCGTCGTGTTCAACCTCATCGCCAGTGAAGGGGATGCCTGGCAGTGGATTCTCGGGCGCGTGGAGCAATTCATGGAGCGCGCGGCCGCGACGGCCAGCGACGCGGACCGCCTCTTCGTGCTCCCGCCGGATGATCCGTTCGAACCCGCGATCCCGCCGGCCGCGCTCGCGGAACTGCTCGCCGAGCCGCTCCAGGGGGCGCGCCTGCTCGGAGAACGAACGGCGCAGATGCACGCGGCACTCGCCGACGATCGGGGCGACCCCGCATTCACACCAGAACCCTTCACGCTCATGTATCAGCGCTCGCTCTTCCAGTCGATGCGCAACACGATCCGCAACGGGCTGGCGGAGCTCCAGCGCGCGATCCCGTCGGGGAATCCCCGTGTCGCGGAATTGGCCCGGGAAATCGCGGGTTCGGGCGAACGGTTGCTCGCATTCGTGCAGGGGCTGGGCAAATCGACGCTGAGCGGCTCGCGCATCCGCGTGCACGGCGACTACCACCTCGGCCAGGTCTTGTGGACGGGGCGCGACTTTGTCATCATCGACTTCGAAGGCGAGCCGATGCGCTCGATCGGTGAGCGGAGATTGAAGCGTTCGCCCCTGCGCGACGTTGCAGGCATGATCCGCTCGTTCGATTATGCCGCACGCGCCGGTTGGAAAAAACAGGTCGATGTCGTCTCGGGTGGCGAGGCGGCGCAGGCGTCGCTCGATCGCGCGGCCGCAGCCTGGAGCGCCTGGATGTCGCGGGTCTTTACGGCCGCCTATGCAGCGGAAGTCGATCGCACCTGCCCCGGGCTCCTCGGATCGGATCCGGCGAGCCGGCGGCTGCTGCTGAACGTTTGGCTGATCGAAAAAGCGATGTACGAGATCACATACGAGCTCAATTCGCGTCCGGATTGGCTGGAGATTCCTCTCCGGGCAGTCCGGCAGCTGCTCGAGCCCAAGTCGGCATCGGGCGGCGCAACCCCGAGCACAGGAGGTGCAGCATGA
- the glgB gene encoding 1,4-alpha-glucan branching protein GlgB, with protein MSKQAVSPAARTRVAPERASRFTADDQFLFNEGTHYRLADKLGAHLLPEGGVAFAVWAPSAQYVSVVGDFNGWDRGRNPMQPIGATGVWEAVVPEATEGTTYKFHISCRHNKYAVDKADPFGFQHETPPKTGSVVRSLDYTWGDSAWMKSRGSKQKLTSPMSVYEVHLGSWMRVPEDNGRSLTYRELAPKLAEYLKRTGFTHAEFLPIMEHPFYGSWGYQTTGYFAPTSRFGSPQDFMYLIDHLHQQGIGVILDWVPSHFPNDEHGLAYFDGTHLFEHEDARQGFHPDWKSAIFNYGRHEVRAFLISSAIFWLEKYHVDGLRVDAVASMLYLDYGRKQGEWVPNEHGGRENLEAIHFLRQFNTEVFRSFPDVQTIAEESTAWPMVSRPTYIGGLGFGMKWDMGWMHDTLRYFKREPIHRRYHHNDLNFRGVYMFSENYMLPLSHDEVVHLKGSLLTRMPGDPWQRFANLRLLLTNQWTQPGKKLLFMGGEFGQWAEWNHDSSLDWHLCDQPLHHGVQRLVTDLNAAYRRFPALHEGDCAPSGFEWVDANDAENSTLTFLRKGKRAEDVALIVFNCTPVPRSNFRVGVPGFDRWNETINTDAIEYGGSGVGNYGSVDASPMPFRQFPRSLTLNLPPLGALILTPQTTSQAKPGEGETRA; from the coding sequence ATGAGCAAGCAGGCAGTCAGTCCCGCGGCGCGAACGCGGGTTGCACCCGAGCGGGCGTCTCGATTCACCGCAGACGACCAGTTCCTGTTCAATGAAGGAACTCACTATCGCCTCGCCGACAAACTCGGCGCGCATTTGCTGCCCGAGGGCGGCGTCGCGTTCGCCGTTTGGGCGCCGAGCGCCCAATACGTTTCCGTGGTCGGCGACTTCAACGGGTGGGATCGAGGCCGGAATCCGATGCAGCCGATCGGCGCGACCGGAGTGTGGGAAGCCGTCGTTCCCGAGGCGACCGAAGGCACCACCTACAAGTTCCACATCTCCTGCCGCCACAACAAGTACGCCGTGGACAAGGCCGATCCGTTCGGATTCCAGCACGAGACTCCCCCAAAGACTGGTTCCGTGGTGCGCAGCCTCGACTACACGTGGGGCGACAGCGCCTGGATGAAGTCGCGGGGGAGCAAGCAGAAACTCACCTCACCGATGAGCGTGTACGAGGTGCACCTGGGTTCGTGGATGCGCGTTCCCGAGGACAACGGCCGCTCTCTGACGTACCGCGAACTCGCGCCGAAGCTCGCCGAGTATCTCAAACGCACCGGCTTTACGCACGCGGAATTCCTCCCCATCATGGAGCATCCGTTCTACGGATCGTGGGGATATCAGACCACCGGCTACTTCGCCCCGACCAGCCGCTTCGGGTCGCCGCAGGACTTCATGTACCTGATCGATCATCTGCACCAGCAGGGGATCGGCGTGATTCTCGACTGGGTGCCTTCGCACTTCCCCAACGACGAGCACGGGCTCGCGTACTTCGACGGCACCCATTTGTTCGAGCACGAGGACGCGCGCCAGGGCTTCCATCCCGATTGGAAGAGCGCGATCTTCAATTACGGCCGCCACGAAGTCCGGGCATTCCTCATTTCGAGCGCGATCTTCTGGCTCGAGAAGTACCACGTGGACGGACTGCGCGTGGACGCGGTCGCGTCGATGCTCTACCTCGATTACGGACGCAAGCAGGGAGAATGGGTGCCCAACGAACACGGTGGCCGGGAAAACCTCGAGGCCATCCACTTTCTCCGCCAGTTCAACACCGAGGTGTTCCGTTCGTTTCCGGATGTGCAGACCATCGCGGAAGAATCAACCGCCTGGCCCATGGTCTCACGCCCGACCTACATCGGGGGCCTTGGTTTTGGAATGAAGTGGGACATGGGATGGATGCACGACACGCTCCGCTATTTCAAGCGTGAACCGATCCATCGTCGCTACCACCACAACGATCTCAATTTCCGCGGCGTGTACATGTTCAGCGAGAACTACATGTTGCCGCTCTCGCACGACGAAGTCGTGCACCTCAAAGGGTCGTTGCTGACGCGCATGCCCGGCGACCCGTGGCAGCGGTTTGCAAATCTGCGGCTCCTGCTCACCAATCAGTGGACGCAGCCGGGCAAGAAGCTGCTCTTCATGGGCGGCGAATTCGGGCAGTGGGCCGAATGGAATCACGATTCGAGTCTCGACTGGCATCTGTGCGATCAGCCGCTCCACCACGGAGTTCAGCGGCTCGTGACGGACTTGAATGCCGCGTACCGCAGGTTCCCGGCGCTCCACGAGGGCGACTGCGCGCCGTCGGGCTTTGAATGGGTCGACGCGAACGACGCCGAAAACAGCACGCTCACATTCCTGCGAAAAGGCAAGCGTGCCGAGGACGTGGCGTTGATCGTCTTCAACTGCACTCCGGTGCCCCGGTCAAACTTCCGTGTGGGCGTGCCCGGCTTTGATCGGTGGAACGAGACGATCAACACCGACGCGATCGAATACGGCGGCAGCGGGGTCGGAAACTACGGTTCGGTCGATGCGTCGCCCATGCCGTTCCGGCAATTTCCCCGCTCGCTCACGCTGAATCTGCCTCCTCTCGGGGCGCTGATCCTCACACCCCAGACCACGTCTCAGGCCAAGCCGGGAGAAGGTGAAACGCGTGCCTGA